One Anaerolineae bacterium genomic window, TCTCCAAGCTGGATTTCAGCCTGGCTTTTCCCATGGTGGCTTTGACCTATGTTTTCACGTTGCTGATTGGCCGCTTCTTCTTTGGCGAATACGTGGGCTGGGAACGGATTTTGGGCGTGGCCTTTATCTTATTTGGCGTTTTCTTTTTGGTGCGGAGCGGCAATTTGGTTGATGGTTAATTCGTCAACAAAAAATCATGGTTTTCAGAAAAACTCTCTGGCCTTTCCCCCTGCTCACCCTGGCGATACTCAGCCTCTTTTGGCCGGCCCTGCTCAATCCTTTTCTCATTCTACACCCCACCTTCAGCCCTTACTCAGACACAATGGTCATCCACTGGCCCAAAGCCCAGTTGATGGCCCAAAGCTGGCAGGGGGGGGAAGGCTTGCCCCACTGGACTCCCCTCATCCTGAGTGGGATGCCTTTGGCCGCCAACCAACTGGCCATGCTCTCCTATCCTCCGGCATGGCTGTTTCTTATTTTGCCCATAGAGCCTATTTTTAATTTCCTCTTTATTTTTCACTTATTGGTGGGGGGGCTGGGGATATTCTTCTTACTACGCGAATGTCATCGCTGTTCCGCTACCGCCGCGCTGCTTGGCGGTTTGACGTTTGCCCTTAACGGCAAATGGCTGGCCCACGCCGCCGGGGGACACGTGAGTATGGTCGGAGCCATCGCCTGGCTACCCTGGGTCTTATTCGGTTTAATGAAATTGATGACCGCCCCCTGGCCGCGCTCTCGCCTGAAATGGACAATCTTGACCGCCATGGCCCTGGCGCTGCAAGTCACCACCCACACCCTGCCCGTAATCTACAGTGTTTATTTGTCTGGCGCGGTGGTTGCCTGGCACTTTGTCTTTATCCGCCCCCATCACCGCCTGAACGCGATCAAACAACTCTGGCTGCTTTTGCTCAGCATCCCCGGCCTGGCCGGGTTATTGGGAGCGGCCCAACTTCTGCCGCTGCTGGAGTTGAGCCAATTCAGCAACCGCGCCCTCAGCCTGAACGAAGCCGCCGAATATGCCCTATCGCCGGCGCAATTATTGGTGGGTTTGTTTCTCCCTTCGGCCGCAGGCGCGCACGAGTACGTTGTCTATTTGGGGTTGATCCCGCTGTTGTTGGCCCCCTTTGGCCTGGCCCGCAAAAAGCGCTGGACGTGGTTCTACGGCCTGCTGTTTATTTTCACCATCCTGTTTGCCCTGGGACCGTATACTCCTGTCCATCGCCTTTTTTATTATTTTACGCCCGGTTTTGGCTGGGTGCGGACCCCGGCGCGCATGTTCTTTGTGGGGGCGATGGCCCTGGCCGCGCTGGTGGGTTTTGCCATAGACCATCTGCAACAGGCCCGCTGGTCAACCAGGGCCAGCCAATGGCTAACCCGCCTGGTCGTAGCCTTGGGAACATTCGCTTTGTTGACCGGCCTGGGGCTGGCTTTTGGTGGGGAGCAAATTCGCCGCTCTGCGCTGGCCCTGGCTATTTTTGCGCCGCTTGGCCTGGGTTTGATTTTGTTCCGGGCCAGGCGCGTTATCTCGGCGCAACGGGCCGTTGTTCTGTTGGGGTTGTTGCTGTTCCTGGATTTGGCCTGGTTCGATGCCTCGCTCATGCGTTTTGCGCCGTTGGAAGAGGCCTTGGCGCCGGGCCGGGCAGCGGCGCAATACCTGGCCCAAAAGCCGGGGCTTTTTCGGGTTTATTCGCCCAGCTATAGCCTGCCCAGCCAAACAGCCGCTGCTGCGGGGCTGCACCTGGCCGACGGCGTTGAGCCGGTCCACCTGGCCATTTACGATCAGTATATGGCCCGGGCCGGCGGCTATCACGACCCCAGTTTCAGCGTCACTATTCCCAATTTTGGCGGCGGCAATCCCGCCTTGGCGTTGCAACATACCAAACCCAATCTCAAGTTGCTGGGCATGCTTAACGTCACCTATTTAGCTTCGGCTTTTCCTATGGACCGGCCCGGCCTGACCCTGGAAACGGACATCGAGGGCACGTTCATCTATCGCAACAAATACACGCTCCCCCGTGCCTGGGTGACTCATCAAGTCCTGCCCGCCCAAACCAACTGGCTGACCCAATTGGAAAACTTGCCTAATCTGGCCGATGTCGCTATCATAGAAGCATACACCTTGGCAGTTGGCGACCGGGGGACAGCGGTCAGCCGCCCACCGTCAGTAGCCACCATTACCCACTATTCCGCCGACCAAATTGAATTAAAAACCGAAATCCCTGCACCGGGCTGGCTGGTTTTGAGCGAAATCTGGTACCCCGGCTGGCAAGCCAGGGTGAACGGCTCGCCTCAACCTGTGGAAAAAGTGAATGGGCTGCTGCGCGGCGTTTATTTGAGTGAGCCGGGAACGTATCAAATAAGCATGACCTATCATCCCCGGAGCGTGGTGTGGGGCAACTGGCTGGCAGGGATCACCACGGCGGTGATAATCTTAACCGGCATGCTGGCATCAGGACATTTTTCCTATAGTCGTCTGAGGCCAAATGTGGTAGTTCTAAAGTACCACCATATTTTTAAACACGTTAAGTGAATGTAAGAGGAGGACGCTCATGCCTGAGCGACAAACCAAAAAAGTTTTGCAAGCAGGCGATTTGGTGTTAGATTTGGAAAAAACTATGCTTATCAAAGGGGAAACAGCCTTTCATCTCACCCCAAAAGAAACAAAACTTTTAGCTCTGCTGATGGATAACGTTGGCCGAATTGTGAGCCGCAACCAACTGATGCAAGAAGTGTGGCATACCGATGGGTCAGATAATTCTCGTACTATAGACGTGCATATCCGCTGGTTACGCCAAAAAATTGAGGACGACCCAAACATCCCCGAATATATCTTGACCAGGCGGAGCATGGGCTACGAACTGCGTTTGCCGCCCAAGGCCGCCAGCCTCTGATCCCTTATTCTGCTAAACCCACACTATGGCCAGAATGAGCGGGCAAATCCAATCACCAGCTTTGCCGGTTACCTCACCCCTGCGGCCGGTTATAACCAAAACTAACCAAGCCGCAATATTCCCGCGCTTTGGCTTGAGGGGTCTATTTTTTTACTCGCATCACATACAAATATTGCAAAACTCAACCGACAAAATTGGCTTACCATAGAGACGGTGGTTGACTTGGAATAACCACCGGCCAGCCCGCGGGCTGGCCTTTTTCTTTGTTTTGATTGTCACGACCCCACACCTATGATACAATGGATCAGAATAAAGAAACCTTTGGCACTTGGGGCTTTACCCTGATTAGGTGAGACAGCGCCTAATCAAGATTGCAGGGTATCTTAGCAACAAGGTGCTGCCCAGTCAACTGGACAGTATTTTTTGTTGTTATTATCACCCCCCGGCTGAAGAATCGTATGCCCCTCTCTCACTCCCATCCCTCACAATCCCCACTTGTCAGTTTCGTCAATTGCAAGTGGGTTTGCTTTTCGGGACGGCCAAGGTCACAAGGGGGGCTATATTACCGAGTAATATATTTTGATCTACTGTCCAAAAGTTGGGGGGGGCTCATCTTTTCCACGTCTACTATGCAAATCTTGCATAGAGGTAACCCTTCAAAAAGAGCTATTCAAATGATCTCTGGATTAACATTTACTGCGTAGAATTAGTCATAGACGCAGTAAATACCCTCCAAATATCCAAAAACCACCCGTACTGCAAAATCCAATTGTCAGCCGCGACGTATCTATGATAAAATGGGGGAATGATAGACCCCAGGCTACCATGACCAACCTCAAATGTGTTTTGCAGCAACTGCCTAAGAATCTGAACCACCTCAAAGAACGTGAGGCCAGGCAATCGTCTAGAGCTGATCTTCGGCTGCTAAACCAGATTGATGACCACCAAGAAGCGATTGGCCTGGTGGAACAGACTATCCGTGGAGACATCACCCAGACCGAAATGGAAGATGCCCTAAAACCCCTCGACATTGACCATTCCCTTCTTAAAATGGGTATATTTTTGGGCTTGTTTTTGGCGGAGGCACGGTTCTCAAACACTACACCATTCGTTTTTTTCTCTACCGCAACGACTGCGCACTCTGGCACCTGGTTCGATTTCTTGACTTTGCCGCCGAGCGCATTTACCTGCGGGAAGTGGGTGGAGGGTATATTTTTATCCACCGGCTGCTGTTGGAGCATTTTGCAGCGATGGAGATAGTGGAAGAGTAAGGTTAACAAAAACTCTCTATCCGTCCGGCTACGGCGTCCCCAATGCAGTTCAACTCGATCTGATCTGGGTGTTGT contains:
- a CDS encoding response regulator transcription factor → MPERQTKKVLQAGDLVLDLEKTMLIKGETAFHLTPKETKLLALLMDNVGRIVSRNQLMQEVWHTDGSDNSRTIDVHIRWLRQKIEDDPNIPEYILTRRSMGYELRLPPKAASL